In a genomic window of Flavobacterium sp. KACC 22761:
- a CDS encoding CocE/NonD family hydrolase, translated as MKFIYNIVFLILLFTKAFSQQTQAIKSEDFKSAYDIQDSVMIKTRDGALLSAIVVQKKGNHTPKPVILQFTIYVRDKGRDLRSLKEAADKDYIGVIAYSRGKRFSPEEIIPYEHEANDAYDVIDWISKQKWCNGSVGMYGGSYNGFTQWAACKKMHPALKTIVPAVANRPGMGLPMENNIFINPNYEWSFYVGNTKYLDTVAGNDRQRFRKMMFKWWETGVAYKKMDSIDGQPNKLLKRWIVHPSFDDYWQKMAPFEKDFAQINIPVLAFDGYYNDSQNSSLYYLRELQKYNPKAPIYLVIGPYGHFGTQTGGEKNLYGYTIDPIALFDIKKTTYEWFDYILKNGSKPEILKNKINYQVMGTNEWRSASSLDKMHNSFLKFYLTEKKKGQFYALENEKPSQKKWLYQEVDFADRQTFNNEYYPDPIIRKEIDTTSGYAFISEPFKDSILINGSFLGETKASINKKDMDLGVTLYEVLPNGEYFHLSYFIGRASYAKNSAKRILLKANEIETISFSNTHLISKQLNKGSRLLVVINVNKNAFAQLNYGTGKEVSDETIKDAKEPLKIKWYNDSFIKIPIWK; from the coding sequence ATGAAATTTATTTACAACATAGTCTTTCTAATTCTCTTATTTACAAAAGCATTTTCACAGCAAACACAAGCTATAAAATCAGAAGATTTTAAAAGTGCTTACGATATTCAAGACAGCGTGATGATCAAAACTCGAGATGGCGCGCTTTTATCGGCAATAGTCGTTCAGAAAAAAGGCAATCACACTCCAAAACCTGTTATTCTGCAATTTACTATTTATGTAAGAGATAAAGGTCGAGATTTAAGATCTTTAAAAGAAGCTGCAGACAAAGATTATATTGGCGTTATCGCCTACAGCAGAGGCAAAAGATTTAGCCCCGAAGAAATCATTCCTTACGAACACGAAGCCAATGACGCCTATGATGTAATTGACTGGATCAGCAAACAAAAATGGTGCAACGGAAGTGTTGGAATGTACGGTGGCAGTTACAATGGTTTCACACAATGGGCGGCTTGCAAAAAAATGCATCCCGCACTCAAAACCATAGTTCCAGCTGTTGCAAATAGACCCGGAATGGGACTTCCCATGGAAAATAATATTTTTATAAATCCCAATTACGAATGGTCTTTTTATGTAGGCAACACTAAATATTTGGACACCGTTGCCGGAAATGACCGACAACGCTTTAGAAAAATGATGTTTAAATGGTGGGAAACAGGCGTCGCTTATAAAAAAATGGACAGCATAGACGGTCAACCCAACAAATTACTCAAACGCTGGATTGTGCATCCTTCATTTGACGATTATTGGCAAAAAATGGCTCCTTTTGAAAAAGATTTTGCCCAAATAAACATTCCCGTATTAGCCTTTGACGGGTATTATAATGATTCTCAAAATTCTAGTTTATACTATTTAAGAGAACTTCAAAAATACAATCCGAAAGCACCTATTTATTTAGTTATTGGTCCGTATGGACATTTCGGAACTCAAACGGGCGGTGAAAAAAACCTATATGGCTATACTATTGACCCAATTGCGTTATTTGATATTAAAAAAACAACCTACGAATGGTTCGATTATATTTTAAAAAACGGCTCTAAACCGGAAATACTGAAAAACAAAATAAACTATCAGGTCATGGGAACAAACGAATGGCGAAGTGCGTCATCGCTTGATAAAATGCACAACAGTTTTCTTAAGTTCTATTTAACTGAGAAAAAAAAAGGTCAATTTTATGCTTTGGAAAACGAAAAGCCAAGTCAAAAAAAATGGCTTTACCAAGAAGTCGATTTTGCTGACAGACAAACGTTCAACAATGAATATTATCCAGACCCTATAATTAGAAAAGAAATCGACACGACAAGTGGTTACGCTTTTATAAGTGAACCTTTTAAAGATTCCATCTTAATAAACGGTTCTTTTTTAGGAGAAACAAAAGCCAGCATCAATAAAAAAGATATGGATTTAGGCGTTACGCTTTATGAAGTATTGCCTAATGGCGAATATTTTCATTTGTCTTATTTTATTGGCCGCGCCAGTTATGCAAAAAATAGTGCCAAAAGAATTTTATTAAAAGCAAATGAAATTGAAACGATTTCTTTTTCAAATACACATTTGATCAGCAAGCAATTAAACAAAGGAAGCCGTTTGCTGGTAGTCATCAATGTCAATAAAAATGCGTTTGCACAATTAAATTATGGAACAGGAAAAGAAGTCAGTGACGAAACGATCAAAGATGCCAAAGAGCCCTTAAAAATAAAATGGTACAATGACAGTTTCATAAAAATCCCGATTTGGAAATAA
- a CDS encoding DNA alkylation repair protein — protein sequence MTANDILEKLKALGDPKVFAQNKKRGASENQFGVKMGDIRTLAKKIKTNHELALELWETGNADARFLAILIIEPEKLSKEQIAKMVSSEKFVHIADWFYSYIIKDYSDRETLRQAWMHSSDVMHGRAAWSLTTGCVARNPDILDLPALLDRIENEMPTAAPEVQWTMNSTLAQIGIKFPEYRARALAIGEKLGIYRDYPTSKGCTSPFAPIWINEMVRRQE from the coding sequence ATGACAGCGAATGATATTTTAGAAAAACTTAAAGCTCTTGGTGATCCAAAAGTATTTGCTCAGAATAAAAAACGAGGCGCCAGCGAAAATCAATTTGGCGTAAAAATGGGCGATATTCGAACATTGGCAAAAAAAATCAAAACCAATCACGAATTGGCTTTGGAGCTTTGGGAAACCGGAAATGCCGATGCTCGTTTTTTAGCGATCCTAATTATCGAACCAGAAAAACTTTCGAAAGAACAAATTGCTAAAATGGTTTCTTCAGAAAAATTCGTTCATATTGCCGATTGGTTTTATTCGTATATTATAAAAGATTATTCAGATCGTGAAACTTTGCGGCAAGCATGGATGCATTCGTCTGATGTAATGCATGGGCGTGCCGCATGGAGCCTAACCACCGGATGCGTTGCCCGAAATCCTGACATTCTCGATTTGCCGGCTTTGCTTGACCGAATTGAAAATGAAATGCCAACTGCAGCTCCTGAAGTGCAATGGACAATGAATAGCACTTTGGCACAAATTGGGATTAAATTTCCCGAGTATCGAGCTCGTGCTTTAGCGATTGGCGAAAAATTAGGCATTTATAGAGATTATCCAACTTCAAAAGGTTGCACTTCTCCTTTTGCTCCAATTTGGATCAATGAAATGGTTCGCCGACAAGAATAA
- a CDS encoding SRPBCC domain-containing protein: MELKTKISAQDDKQELIITRDFDLPVELLFKAYIEPEIVAQWMGTRVLKLESKKHGGYQFETSDAKGNVVVQMNGVIHEFIPNEKITRTFEMENSPFAVQLEFLEFEKVTDSKSKLTMQIVYKSADLRDQMLQLPFKQGLNMAHNRLEEICNKLK; the protein is encoded by the coding sequence ATGGAATTAAAAACAAAAATAAGCGCCCAAGACGATAAACAAGAACTCATAATCACACGCGATTTTGATTTGCCTGTCGAATTGCTTTTTAAGGCCTATATCGAACCTGAAATTGTAGCGCAATGGATGGGAACCAGAGTTTTAAAACTGGAAAGCAAAAAACATGGCGGTTATCAATTTGAAACCAGCGACGCTAAAGGCAATGTCGTCGTTCAGATGAATGGTGTTATTCATGAATTTATTCCAAATGAAAAAATAACCCGCACATTTGAAATGGAAAATTCGCCTTTTGCCGTTCAGCTGGAATTTTTGGAATTTGAAAAAGTAACTGATTCCAAGAGCAAACTCACGATGCAAATCGTATATAAATCGGCAGATTTGCGAGATCAAATGCTACAATTGCCATTTAAGCAAGGCCTAAATATGGCTCACAATCGATTAGAAGAAATTTGTAACAAACTAAAATAA
- a CDS encoding DUF6438 domain-containing protein: MKSNCVIFIAILFIVASCQKNNDKKLTKDIRGEWIYIKTQDERKAKKNNNSRIPTPPPSPFGNHVPGFVFLENNLCENKSGYFKTNDARERENRKIYFLGTKTTYKIENDSLKIFDLVTKTWESQKIHSITRDTLKIEESDSIFSKYARTTYKINPNENYDRIIVSSSDCYGSCPIASISIENNGNIIFHGQHYNTQNGLFKSKISKNEYQKIQNSFKKANIMNLKNNYAGSWTDDEEITITFIKNNKIVKSIRDYGRVSPTELIWAYTPVRYLYQQIKLTPLKAHKISLPQWEIIFKKGNQICEPTKAESFYLITEILKGKETNYNFEHKYQIKFWNDQNKKEIIDTDGRYFKCKDITIDIGYNFLTENNLNAKFSLKNP, from the coding sequence ATGAAGTCAAATTGTGTAATTTTTATTGCAATACTTTTCATTGTCGCTTCTTGTCAAAAAAACAATGACAAAAAACTAACGAAAGATATACGTGGCGAATGGATTTACATCAAAACTCAAGACGAAAGAAAAGCTAAAAAAAATAACAATAGCAGAATTCCAACTCCCCCACCTTCTCCATTTGGCAACCATGTGCCAGGATTTGTTTTTTTAGAAAACAATTTATGCGAAAACAAATCGGGGTATTTTAAAACAAATGATGCACGAGAAAGAGAAAACAGAAAAATATATTTTTTAGGAACAAAAACTACGTATAAAATCGAAAACGATAGTTTGAAAATTTTTGATTTAGTCACGAAAACTTGGGAGAGTCAAAAAATACATTCGATTACGAGAGACACTTTAAAAATAGAAGAAAGCGACAGCATTTTTTCAAAATATGCGAGAACAACCTACAAAATAAACCCAAATGAAAATTATGACAGAATTATAGTTTCGTCTTCTGACTGTTACGGTTCTTGTCCTATTGCAAGCATAAGCATTGAAAACAATGGCAATATCATTTTTCATGGACAACATTATAATACACAAAACGGTCTTTTTAAATCTAAGATTTCTAAAAATGAATATCAAAAAATTCAAAACAGTTTTAAAAAAGCCAACATCATGAATCTTAAAAATAATTATGCTGGAAGTTGGACCGACGATGAAGAAATAACAATAACCTTTATAAAAAACAATAAAATAGTAAAATCTATCCGTGATTATGGAAGAGTATCGCCAACCGAATTAATATGGGCCTACACACCCGTTAGATATCTATATCAACAAATAAAACTCACACCATTAAAAGCCCATAAGATATCACTTCCACAATGGGAAATTATATTCAAAAAAGGAAATCAGATTTGCGAACCCACAAAAGCAGAAAGCTTCTATCTTATAACAGAAATATTAAAAGGCAAAGAAACCAATTATAATTTTGAACACAAATACCAGATCAAATTTTGGAATGATCAAAACAAAAAAGAAATAATCGATACTGATGGCAGATATTTTAAATGCAAGGACATAACCATTGATATTGGTTATAATTTTTTGACTGAAAATAATTTGAATGCTAAATTTAGCCTCAAGAATCCGTAG
- a CDS encoding ArsR/SmtB family transcription factor: MNLRRDVFQAIADPTRRAILLLVTSHSMTAGAIASNFDTARPTVSKHLKILTECELLQQTQNGREVHYTINAKKMREIADFIEPFRQMWDERFNKLEDIMKNYKPEN, translated from the coding sequence ATGAATTTAAGAAGAGATGTATTTCAGGCAATAGCCGATCCTACAAGAAGAGCGATATTACTTTTGGTTACTTCACATTCCATGACAGCTGGTGCGATCGCTTCCAATTTTGACACCGCGCGTCCAACAGTTTCAAAACATTTAAAAATTTTGACGGAATGCGAATTATTGCAGCAAACACAAAACGGACGCGAAGTTCATTACACGATTAATGCAAAAAAGATGAGAGAAATAGCCGATTTTATAGAACCTTTCCGTCAAATGTGGGACGAAAGATTCAACAAACTTGAAGATATTATGAAAAACTACAAACCTGAAAATTAA
- a CDS encoding shikimate kinase, with amino-acid sequence MKKIVLLGYMGCGKSTIAQNLSKITNIPFLDLDTCIEKRANLSINEIFSKHGEVYFRKLEHEMFVELLKSSENYIIGLGGGTPCYANNHLLLQNDDIVSVYLKASIDTLYNRLVHNKSKRPLIAEMNEEEMKEFIAKHLFDRSFYYNHAQHKVSVDNKSVEDTVADILKILA; translated from the coding sequence ATGAAAAAAATAGTGTTATTAGGTTACATGGGTTGCGGAAAGTCAACAATTGCCCAAAACTTGTCAAAAATTACAAATATTCCGTTTCTGGATTTAGATACTTGCATTGAAAAAAGAGCAAATTTGTCTATAAATGAAATTTTTTCTAAACATGGAGAGGTATATTTCCGAAAATTAGAACACGAAATGTTTGTCGAATTATTAAAATCTTCAGAGAATTATATTATTGGTCTTGGTGGAGGAACTCCATGTTATGCGAATAATCATTTATTGCTTCAAAACGATGATATCGTTTCTGTATATCTAAAAGCATCAATTGATACTTTATATAATAGATTAGTCCACAATAAAAGCAAACGCCCGCTGATTGCAGAAATGAATGAAGAAGAAATGAAAGAGTTTATCGCCAAGCACTTGTTCGACCGCAGCTTTTATTACAACCATGCACAACATAAAGTCTCGGTTGATAATAAATCAGTCGAAGATACGGTTGCCGATATTTTGAAAATCTTAGCTTAA
- a CDS encoding DoxX family protein, with the protein MTKRNKIIYWVATLWLALGMTATGIVQLLQSKDETDRMSHLGYPIYLLILLGVWKLLGVITVLAPKFPLLKEWAYAGFFFAMSGAIFSHFAANDSAKDFFGPTLLLILTVISWHFRPAERKLINA; encoded by the coding sequence ATGACAAAAAGAAATAAAATTATCTATTGGGTTGCTACACTTTGGTTGGCACTAGGAATGACAGCAACAGGAATTGTACAATTGCTTCAGTCAAAAGACGAAACAGATAGAATGTCGCATTTGGGTTATCCAATTTATTTGCTAATTTTATTAGGAGTTTGGAAATTGCTGGGCGTCATAACTGTTCTAGCTCCAAAATTTCCGTTATTGAAAGAATGGGCTTATGCCGGATTTTTCTTTGCAATGTCTGGCGCGATATTTTCACATTTTGCGGCAAATGACAGCGCAAAAGATTTCTTTGGCCCAACGCTTTTATTAATTCTAACTGTAATTTCTTGGCATTTTAGACCCGCAGAACGAAAACTCATTAACGCTTAA
- a CDS encoding sensor histidine kinase, with product MNRSVSNYWKTQLIGWTSAALYWGLSGFFLSKYFIWEMGLLDFIFDIIIGITLTHLYRNFAIKKGWHKLNLKKLIPRIIVSVLILSLFYTIAIVIKLYLVRLLILKSMTLSFSAFFKSVQLQIFITGTRLMSVWLLAYHLYHYSRLELETVKENARLSLLVKEAQLQNLSTQLNPHFFFNSLNNIKYLIIENPNLARRAIDLLSELLRNSLNNNFVRFISVNDEISLVKDYLELEKMRFEARLTTNIEINSAVSEQLILPLSIQSLVENAIKHGIEKRKAGGFINVKIERENNFIKISVQNSGKLDFDSKNSGIGLTNLKKRLQLQYNGNASFEIKETENETVLATILIPSK from the coding sequence ATGAATAGATCTGTATCAAATTACTGGAAAACACAACTTATCGGATGGACTTCTGCTGCTTTGTATTGGGGATTATCGGGCTTTTTCTTAAGTAAATACTTCATCTGGGAAATGGGTTTGCTCGATTTCATTTTTGATATCATAATCGGCATCACATTAACACATCTTTACCGAAATTTTGCAATCAAAAAAGGATGGCACAAACTCAATCTAAAAAAATTGATTCCACGAATTATCGTCAGCGTTTTAATTCTTTCCCTATTTTATACAATTGCAATTGTGATCAAACTTTATTTGGTTCGCCTTCTGATCTTAAAAAGCATGACGCTTTCTTTTTCAGCTTTTTTCAAATCAGTGCAATTGCAGATTTTTATTACCGGAACCAGATTGATGTCTGTTTGGCTGTTAGCCTATCATCTATACCATTATTCAAGACTGGAATTAGAAACCGTAAAAGAAAATGCTCGCTTGTCTCTTCTTGTAAAAGAAGCGCAACTGCAAAACCTCAGCACACAACTCAATCCACATTTCTTTTTCAATTCTTTGAATAATATAAAATACCTCATTATAGAAAATCCAAATTTAGCCCGAAGAGCAATTGATCTTTTATCTGAACTATTACGAAATTCATTAAACAATAATTTTGTGCGATTCATTTCTGTGAACGACGAAATAAGCCTTGTCAAAGATTATCTTGAATTAGAAAAGATGCGATTTGAAGCGCGACTAACTACAAATATTGAAATCAATTCAGCTGTATCAGAACAGCTGATTTTACCTCTGAGCATTCAGTCGCTGGTTGAAAACGCGATAAAACACGGAATTGAGAAAAGAAAAGCTGGCGGATTTATAAATGTAAAAATCGAAAGGGAGAACAATTTTATTAAAATCAGTGTCCAAAACTCAGGAAAACTAGATTTCGACAGTAAAAACTCGGGTATCGGGTTGACTAATTTAAAAAAAAGACTCCAACTTCAATACAACGGAAATGCCTCTTTTGAAATTAAAGAGACTGAAAATGAAACTGTTTTGGCAACAATTTTAATTCCATCAAAATGA
- a CDS encoding RNA-binding S4 domain-containing protein produces the protein MRIDKYLWCVRYYKTRNMVTEACKKNHITVNGQIAKPSKEVFPTDKITFRKDQITQIITVLDIPESRVGAKLVDIYRKNETPPEAYAHLELLKLSKEHYRKSGTGRPTKKDRRDIDDYGNEIFDEEDDI, from the coding sequence ATGAGAATAGATAAATACCTCTGGTGCGTGCGTTATTATAAGACCAGAAACATGGTCACCGAGGCATGCAAAAAGAACCACATTACTGTAAATGGGCAGATTGCAAAACCTTCTAAAGAAGTTTTTCCTACAGACAAAATCACGTTTAGAAAAGACCAAATTACTCAAATTATTACCGTACTTGATATTCCTGAAAGTCGCGTGGGAGCAAAACTTGTCGATATATACCGCAAGAACGAAACTCCACCAGAAGCTTATGCTCATTTAGAGTTATTAAAACTTTCAAAAGAGCACTATAGAAAAAGCGGTACGGGAAGACCAACTAAAAAAGACCGTAGAGATATTGACGACTACGGAAATGAAATTTTCGACGAAGAAGATGACATCTAA
- a CDS encoding phosphoribosyltransferase family protein, with product MSKNIILTNQEIEHKIKRIAYQIYETFVDEEEVVIAGIASNGSVFAQKIAAALSSISTLKVSTCEVKVDKQNPQLPIQTSLTKEEYQNKGLVLVDDVLNSGTTLIYAVRHFLDVPLKKFKTAVLVDRNHKKYPVKADFKGISLSTSLLEHVQVVFDENGDNYAFLS from the coding sequence ATGAGCAAAAACATCATCTTGACCAATCAAGAAATCGAACACAAAATCAAACGTATCGCTTACCAAATTTACGAAACCTTTGTTGATGAAGAAGAAGTCGTGATTGCCGGAATCGCTTCTAATGGATCTGTTTTTGCCCAAAAAATAGCCGCTGCTTTAAGCAGTATTTCAACACTAAAAGTTTCGACTTGCGAAGTTAAAGTTGACAAACAAAATCCGCAATTGCCAATTCAGACTTCCTTAACTAAAGAAGAGTACCAAAACAAAGGATTGGTTTTAGTTGACGATGTTTTAAATTCGGGCACTACATTAATATATGCTGTTCGTCATTTCTTAGACGTTCCGCTTAAAAAATTCAAAACAGCAGTACTTGTTGACAGAAACCACAAAAAATATCCAGTAAAAGCTGATTTCAAAGGAATTTCCTTATCTACTTCTTTATTGGAACATGTTCAAGTTGTTTTTGATGAAAACGGCGATAATTACGCTTTTTTAAGCTAA
- a CDS encoding transketolase family protein — protein sequence MKKYENTGSKDTRSGFGAGMTELGQKNENVVALCADLIGSLKFDDFKKNHPERFFQIGIAEANMIGIAAGLTIGGKIPFTGTFANFSTGRVYDQIRQSVAYSDKNVKICASHAGLTLGEDGATHQILEDIGLMKMLPGMTVINTCDYNQTKAATIALADHHGPAYLRFGRPVVANFTPADEPFVIGKAIMLNEGTDVTIIATGHLVWEALIAAEKLEEKGISAEVINIHTIKPLDEEAILKSVAKTRCVVTAEEHNYLGGLGESVSGVLALHHPTPQEFVAVKDSFGESGTPEQLMEKYKLNNQAIVEAVERVIKRK from the coding sequence ATGAAAAAATACGAAAATACAGGAAGCAAAGATACTCGTTCTGGTTTTGGAGCGGGAATGACTGAACTAGGTCAAAAAAACGAAAATGTTGTGGCATTATGCGCTGATTTGATTGGATCATTAAAATTTGATGATTTCAAAAAAAATCACCCAGAGCGTTTTTTCCAAATCGGAATTGCGGAAGCTAACATGATCGGAATTGCTGCAGGTTTGACAATTGGAGGAAAAATTCCTTTCACAGGAACTTTCGCTAACTTTTCTACAGGAAGAGTTTACGACCAAATTCGTCAATCTGTTGCTTATTCAGATAAAAACGTAAAAATTTGTGCTTCTCACGCTGGTTTGACTTTAGGAGAAGATGGAGCAACGCACCAAATCCTAGAAGATATTGGTTTGATGAAAATGTTACCAGGAATGACGGTAATCAATACTTGCGATTACAACCAGACTAAAGCTGCTACAATTGCTTTAGCAGATCACCACGGTCCAGCTTATTTACGTTTTGGGCGTCCAGTTGTAGCAAACTTCACTCCTGCTGATGAGCCATTCGTAATTGGAAAAGCAATCATGTTAAACGAAGGAACTGATGTTACTATTATTGCAACAGGACACTTGGTTTGGGAAGCGCTTATCGCTGCTGAAAAATTAGAAGAAAAAGGAATTTCTGCTGAAGTAATCAATATTCACACAATTAAACCGCTTGATGAAGAAGCAATTTTAAAATCAGTTGCTAAAACAAGATGTGTAGTTACTGCAGAAGAGCACAATTATCTTGGAGGTCTTGGAGAAAGTGTTTCAGGCGTATTAGCTTTGCACCATCCAACTCCACAAGAATTTGTAGCAGTTAAAGATAGTTTTGGAGAATCTGGAACTCCTGAGCAATTAATGGAAAAATACAAATTAAACAATCAAGCAATTGTTGAAGCTGTAGAAAGAGTGATCAAAAGAAAATAA
- a CDS encoding YdeI/OmpD-associated family protein, which produces MNPKVDFFFDEATKWQEELEQMRVIALECQLTEELKWGNPCYTYQNNNVILIHAFKDYCAFLFFKGALLNDTDGILIQQSENVQAARHIRFTNLQEIIDLKSILKTYIYEAIEIEKAGLKVILKKTSDFPVSEEFQKKLDENPDLKKAFETLTPGRQRAYLLHFSQPKQSKTREARVEKHTQNILDGKGLND; this is translated from the coding sequence ATGAATCCGAAAGTTGATTTTTTCTTTGACGAAGCCACAAAATGGCAGGAAGAGCTCGAACAAATGCGTGTCATTGCTCTTGAATGCCAACTTACCGAAGAATTAAAATGGGGAAATCCTTGTTATACATACCAAAACAATAACGTCATTTTAATTCATGCTTTTAAGGATTATTGCGCTTTTTTATTTTTTAAAGGCGCATTGCTAAATGACACTGACGGAATTTTGATTCAGCAATCTGAAAACGTGCAAGCGGCGCGTCACATACGATTTACAAATCTGCAGGAAATCATCGATTTGAAATCGATCTTAAAAACTTACATCTACGAAGCAATTGAAATTGAAAAAGCAGGATTAAAAGTGATTTTGAAAAAGACTTCTGATTTTCCTGTCTCCGAAGAATTTCAAAAGAAACTAGATGAAAATCCAGACTTAAAAAAAGCTTTTGAAACTTTGACTCCAGGCAGACAAAGAGCTTATTTGCTTCATTTTTCGCAACCAAAACAATCTAAAACACGAGAAGCCAGAGTTGAAAAACACACACAAAACATTCTTGACGGAAAAGGCTTAAATGATTAA
- a CDS encoding nuclear transport factor 2 family protein yields the protein MKKVLVLFLLNVSIGAFAQAAKDSELFLALKKHDSIFFEKSFNQCDIAFLEKAIHPDLVFYHDQGGIQNKKIFLENVKKNICGNGPQKPIRKVKPESLEVYPLYSEGKLYGVVQTGIHDFYLREANKPDVFTSEAKFTHVYLLINNQWVLKEVLSFDHQSK from the coding sequence ATGAAAAAAGTCCTAGTATTGTTTTTATTGAATGTTTCGATTGGAGCTTTCGCGCAAGCGGCAAAAGATTCTGAATTGTTTTTGGCATTGAAAAAACACGACAGTATTTTCTTTGAAAAGAGTTTTAATCAATGCGATATTGCTTTTCTGGAAAAAGCGATTCATCCTGATTTGGTTTTTTATCACGATCAAGGCGGTATTCAGAATAAAAAGATTTTTTTGGAAAATGTCAAAAAGAATATTTGTGGAAACGGTCCTCAAAAACCAATCAGGAAAGTAAAACCAGAAAGTTTGGAAGTCTATCCGCTTTATAGCGAAGGAAAACTTTACGGAGTTGTCCAGACTGGAATCCATGATTTTTATTTAAGAGAAGCAAATAAGCCAGATGTTTTTACCAGTGAAGCCAAGTTTACTCATGTTTACCTTTTAATCAATAATCAATGGGTTTTGAAAGAGGTTTTGAGTTTTGATCATCAGAGTAAATAA
- a CDS encoding LytTR family DNA-binding domain-containing protein, translated as MKKIKVILVDDERLSREELKRALKLYPDFVLVAEAENADEARHLIESEQPDLVFLDIQMPEKSGFDLLESLDFVPLILFTTAYDQYAVQAFEVNALDYLMKPIREERFAKAIEKIRNTIKSEAELTIPENRQIFIKDGEKRFFIRTDEIYLIESLENYTRLFFQDKKALQRRSLRQWEEMLDENTFFRINRTEIINTKYIQEVIKINGGRLQIKLKTGELLEVSNRQSVKFKNSNGL; from the coding sequence ATGAAAAAGATAAAAGTTATACTAGTCGATGATGAACGATTGTCACGAGAAGAATTAAAAAGAGCGCTGAAACTTTATCCCGATTTTGTTCTAGTTGCCGAAGCTGAAAATGCCGACGAAGCCAGACACTTGATAGAATCTGAGCAACCCGATTTAGTTTTTTTAGACATTCAGATGCCGGAAAAGTCCGGTTTTGATTTATTAGAATCTTTAGATTTTGTACCCTTGATCTTGTTTACAACCGCTTATGATCAATATGCCGTACAAGCATTTGAAGTCAACGCCTTAGATTATTTAATGAAACCCATAAGAGAGGAACGTTTTGCAAAAGCAATCGAAAAAATACGCAATACAATTAAATCGGAAGCTGAGCTGACTATACCTGAAAACCGACAAATTTTTATTAAAGATGGCGAAAAACGATTCTTCATTCGCACAGACGAAATTTATTTAATCGAATCGCTAGAAAACTACACCCGATTATTTTTTCAAGATAAAAAAGCGTTACAAAGACGCTCATTGAGACAGTGGGAAGAAATGCTTGATGAAAATACTTTTTTCAGAATAAACAGAACCGAAATTATAAATACAAAATACATTCAGGAAGTAATAAAAATAAATGGAGGAAGATTACAAATTAAACTCAAGACAGGGGAATTATTAGAAGTTTCCAATCGTCAATCGGTTAAATTCAAAAACAGCAACGGACTTTAA